Proteins encoded together in one Planctopirus ephydatiae window:
- a CDS encoding sugar phosphate isomerase/epimerase family protein, which yields MKYGMNMLLWTSDVNEEHFPLLEQLKTIGYDGVELPIFDMDVARFERVGKELSRLELGRTAVTICTDTENPISPDAAIRAAALARLKKAIDCCAAAGVSHLCGPIHSAIGSFSGQGATPDEWNWAKETLSKAADYAQQNKVTLVCEYLNRFECYFLTCAADDARFCREVNHPNLKMMYDTFHANIEEKDLAAAMKGCWDQVVHVHISENDRSTPGEGHVDFDTTFKMLKELKYDGWLMVEAFGLALPAIAAATKIWRRMFPDETYLATNALKFMKQGMA from the coding sequence ATGAAGTACGGCATGAACATGCTCCTGTGGACTTCCGACGTAAACGAAGAGCACTTTCCTCTGCTCGAGCAACTGAAGACGATTGGCTACGACGGCGTCGAATTGCCGATTTTCGATATGGATGTCGCCCGCTTCGAAAGAGTGGGCAAAGAACTTTCCCGTCTGGAACTGGGGCGGACTGCCGTCACAATCTGTACCGACACCGAGAACCCGATTTCACCCGATGCGGCGATTCGTGCAGCCGCACTGGCTCGTTTGAAGAAGGCCATTGATTGCTGTGCCGCCGCCGGGGTTTCTCATTTGTGCGGGCCCATTCACTCAGCCATTGGCTCTTTCAGTGGCCAGGGCGCTACTCCTGACGAATGGAACTGGGCCAAAGAAACGCTCTCCAAAGCGGCTGATTACGCTCAGCAGAACAAAGTCACTTTGGTTTGCGAATACCTCAATCGTTTTGAGTGCTACTTCCTCACCTGCGCTGCCGACGATGCCCGCTTCTGCCGCGAAGTCAATCATCCAAATCTGAAGATGATGTATGACACCTTCCACGCCAACATTGAAGAAAAAGATCTGGCAGCCGCCATGAAGGGATGCTGGGATCAGGTTGTTCACGTTCATATTTCCGAAAACGATCGCTCAACACCCGGCGAAGGTCACGTCGATTTCGACACCACCTTCAAAATGCTCAAAGAACTTAAGTACGACGGCTGGCTGATGGTCGAAGCTTTTGGCCTGGCACTCCCGGCGATTGCAGCCGCCACCAAGATCTGGCGCCGCATGTTCCCCGATGAAACCTACCTCGCGACCAATGCCCTCAAGTTCATGAAGCAAGGGATGGCGTAA
- a CDS encoding Mrp/NBP35 family ATP-binding protein, which yields MADEQTWLSTLSRLKEPHLGRTLGELKLVRGVSLGSDKIIVSLDVPFPGFVKANALKEHVRSATVELAQGKPVEFDLELNIKGKNSGGSIGLSVKNVIAVGSGKGGVGKSTVAATLAYGLQELGANVGLMDADVYGPSVPHLVGVNEQPVALERTAPDGKKMMRIQPVLASGLPTISMGFFVQADQAVIWRGPMLHQAISQFLQQVDWGPLDYLIIDMPPGTGDVSLTLSQLLGLAGAVVVCSPQQVALLDAVKAVSMFRQVKIPVLGMVENMSGEIFGRGGAQAKAAELGIPFLGELPMDAGIRVAGDAGEIARLVREENPSRDALLTICENVAEQVAKSLLSAPSMPTLEIL from the coding sequence ATGGCTGATGAACAGACCTGGCTTTCGACACTTTCTCGCTTGAAAGAACCTCACCTTGGGCGAACTCTGGGCGAATTGAAGCTCGTTCGCGGAGTTTCGCTGGGGAGCGACAAAATCATCGTCTCGCTCGATGTCCCTTTCCCGGGCTTTGTCAAAGCCAACGCCCTCAAGGAACATGTTCGCAGTGCCACCGTGGAACTGGCCCAGGGCAAACCCGTTGAGTTCGATCTGGAATTGAACATCAAGGGGAAAAACTCGGGGGGATCGATTGGTCTGAGTGTGAAAAACGTGATTGCCGTCGGCAGTGGGAAAGGTGGTGTTGGCAAAAGCACCGTTGCTGCCACGTTGGCTTACGGCCTGCAGGAACTGGGGGCCAATGTCGGGTTGATGGATGCCGACGTGTATGGCCCGAGTGTGCCGCATCTAGTGGGAGTCAATGAGCAACCCGTCGCTCTGGAAAGAACAGCCCCCGATGGCAAGAAGATGATGCGGATCCAGCCTGTGCTGGCCAGTGGGTTGCCAACGATTTCGATGGGTTTTTTTGTCCAGGCCGATCAGGCGGTTATCTGGCGCGGGCCAATGCTGCATCAGGCCATTTCCCAGTTTTTGCAGCAGGTCGATTGGGGCCCGCTCGACTATCTGATTATCGACATGCCTCCAGGAACTGGCGATGTCTCATTAACACTTTCGCAGCTGTTAGGCCTGGCGGGTGCAGTCGTTGTCTGCAGTCCTCAGCAGGTGGCACTTCTCGATGCTGTGAAGGCCGTCAGCATGTTCCGGCAGGTGAAGATCCCTGTCCTGGGCATGGTCGAAAACATGTCGGGTGAGATTTTTGGGCGCGGCGGTGCTCAGGCCAAAGCTGCTGAACTTGGCATTCCCTTTCTGGGCGAATTACCCATGGATGCGGGCATTCGAGTGGCTGGAGATGCCGGTGAAATCGCCCGCCTTGTCCGGGAAGAGAATCCCTCGCGGGATGCCCTGCTGACGATCTGCGAAAATGTGGCGGAGCAGGTTGCCAAAAGCCTCCTCAGTGCGCCGTCGATGCCGACACTGGAAATCCTCTAG
- a CDS encoding YfhO family protein, with translation MPPRSAAKAVAERSTSERGKRAPSFLIPEWLWALGAAILASWLAWASFYEGSTLIGGDLYTYLLPQKAFFQQELAAGRWPLWNNLTGHGYPVLAESQTAVFYPPRLLSLSLFTADHAYSAEQLAHYVAAFFCMWLYLKQIGVSIPGTIFGCVVYVYGWFPTRIILEWAIIGGLYLPLGLWLIERFLQRKSWKYAIALAGVLGLHLLAGHYNLAFIEVLVWLVYIPVRLWLLPTIEQSPQASEVSASTRLPLAIALFLAIGFGFGLGAAQLLPTWELKGQSQRAEKGQDFQPGYGHIPPQFLGQLFAPTWWNPAKHNIDEELSQMWSPTGAGTNRVEAHLYVGLAVWMGLVGAGWLAYRKTGNSNAFRWIGVFLLGSLVAIIFATGLPLFITASLPGFSYFTGPGRFGIVATFCLAVAGAFAWDQILSHVAARYRWILWCLVIGFTWFDLQIVSMQATYGVIIEKSPYSMISKSEVRRILLADARQPVRVYAPGANLPNLLGVSTTPVFLGIGPAAYFSPAARFPAEAPLSQQIEFLSKQGVTHWLTMTPLTLPASGSKNSPTGGSTNEESLRLVWSGFDEFLNRAWGRFDEPLYLYSLPAAPGRCYMEGIGSQPARKLTIVQHGSQRIELKVEAGPRQTLVLTELADRDWKLTINGQPASWEAAGLSRKVEVPEGEAILVWSYQPWSLGWGVGISLFTALILATIGHIRFWHPQWTRGWLPQAP, from the coding sequence ATGCCACCACGTTCTGCCGCCAAAGCTGTTGCCGAACGATCAACTTCTGAACGCGGGAAGCGGGCCCCATCATTCCTGATTCCTGAGTGGCTCTGGGCTCTGGGCGCAGCGATCCTGGCCTCATGGCTGGCGTGGGCTTCGTTCTACGAAGGTTCCACGCTGATTGGTGGCGATCTTTACACGTATCTGCTTCCACAAAAGGCTTTTTTCCAGCAGGAATTGGCGGCTGGCCGCTGGCCACTCTGGAACAATCTCACAGGTCATGGCTACCCGGTGCTTGCCGAAAGCCAGACGGCGGTCTTTTATCCGCCACGTCTCTTATCGCTGAGCCTTTTTACGGCAGACCACGCTTACTCCGCAGAACAGCTCGCCCATTATGTGGCCGCGTTTTTTTGTATGTGGCTTTATTTGAAGCAAATTGGTGTTTCCATACCGGGCACGATCTTTGGCTGTGTGGTCTATGTCTACGGATGGTTTCCCACACGCATTATTCTCGAATGGGCCATTATTGGCGGTCTCTATCTGCCTTTAGGCTTGTGGCTGATCGAACGATTTCTTCAGCGAAAGAGCTGGAAGTACGCGATTGCTCTGGCCGGTGTGCTGGGGCTGCATCTGCTGGCAGGGCATTACAACCTGGCCTTTATCGAAGTGCTAGTGTGGCTGGTTTACATTCCCGTTCGTCTGTGGCTGTTGCCCACGATCGAACAGTCGCCACAAGCATCTGAAGTTTCGGCAAGTACACGTCTGCCGTTGGCAATCGCCCTCTTTTTAGCCATTGGCTTTGGATTTGGTTTAGGTGCCGCGCAACTGTTGCCGACCTGGGAACTGAAGGGACAATCCCAGCGCGCCGAGAAAGGGCAGGACTTTCAGCCGGGATATGGCCACATTCCGCCACAGTTTCTGGGCCAGTTGTTTGCCCCCACCTGGTGGAATCCGGCCAAGCATAACATCGACGAAGAACTTTCGCAGATGTGGTCACCCACCGGAGCAGGGACAAACCGCGTTGAAGCCCATTTGTACGTTGGACTCGCTGTCTGGATGGGGCTTGTTGGTGCAGGTTGGCTGGCCTATCGAAAGACGGGGAATAGCAACGCTTTCCGCTGGATTGGAGTTTTCTTACTCGGCAGCCTCGTGGCGATCATTTTTGCAACCGGTTTACCACTTTTCATTACTGCTTCACTCCCTGGATTCTCGTATTTCACGGGGCCGGGTCGGTTTGGAATTGTGGCCACGTTCTGCTTGGCGGTCGCCGGGGCATTCGCCTGGGATCAGATACTGAGTCATGTGGCTGCGAGGTATCGCTGGATCTTGTGGTGTCTTGTGATCGGGTTCACCTGGTTCGATCTGCAGATTGTGAGCATGCAGGCCACTTATGGGGTGATCATTGAGAAGTCTCCTTACTCGATGATTTCGAAAAGCGAAGTTCGCCGCATCCTCCTCGCCGATGCCAGGCAACCTGTGCGGGTTTACGCTCCCGGGGCCAATCTGCCAAATCTGCTGGGCGTTTCCACAACACCGGTTTTTCTCGGGATTGGACCGGCAGCTTACTTTTCCCCTGCAGCGAGATTCCCCGCAGAAGCCCCACTCTCTCAACAGATCGAGTTTCTCTCCAAGCAAGGAGTCACACACTGGCTGACGATGACTCCGTTAACTTTACCTGCTTCCGGAAGCAAAAATTCTCCCACAGGCGGATCGACAAATGAGGAATCACTGCGACTGGTCTGGAGTGGCTTTGATGAATTCCTCAATCGGGCCTGGGGCCGCTTTGATGAACCGCTTTACCTCTACAGCCTGCCCGCGGCGCCAGGTCGCTGTTACATGGAAGGCATCGGTTCCCAGCCAGCCCGAAAGCTGACCATCGTGCAACATGGCTCCCAGCGAATTGAACTCAAAGTCGAGGCCGGCCCCCGACAAACGCTGGTACTGACGGAACTCGCTGACCGTGACTGGAAGCTGACCATCAACGGTCAGCCCGCATCCTGGGAAGCAGCTGGGCTTTCCCGAAAGGTTGAAGTGCCAGAAGGTGAAGCGATTCTCGTCTGGAGTTACCAGCCTTGGTCACTCGGGTGGGGAGTGGGAATCAGCCTGTTCACTGCACTGATTCTGGCAACGATCGGCCACATCCGTTTCTGGCATCCGCAATGGACACGCGGGTGGTTGCCGCAAGCACCGTAA